The following coding sequences lie in one Miscanthus floridulus cultivar M001 chromosome 9, ASM1932011v1, whole genome shotgun sequence genomic window:
- the LOC136484350 gene encoding serine/arginine-rich SC35-like splicing factor SCL30: protein MGRYSPAYSPPRRGYGGRGRSPPPRRGYGGGRGDHGSVSLLVRNIPLRCRPEELRVPFERFGPVRDVYLPRDYQTGEPRGFGFVEFVDAYDASEAQYHMNRQMFAGREITVVLAADTRKRPEEMRRRPGPRGYSGHEGRRPYRHGRSRSRSYSRSRSPRPRGRGRSQSYSPAPKRHDDYSASPPRAKEEHPRSSKQPKENDRDKKRRSYTPDDRNDRRGADNGHDERKRSPAGEEDEEPPRGRRRSPRPASMSPPGSRSRSASPAISG from the exons ATGGGGAGGTACAGCCCCGCGTACAGCCCCCCGAGGAGAGGATACGGCGGCAGGGGAAGGAGCCCGCCTCCGAGGAGAGGCTACGGCGGTGGCcgtggtgaccatggctctgtcAGCCTCCTGGTCCGCAACATTCCATTGAGATGCAG GCCTGAGGAACTCCGTGTCCCTTTTGAACGGTTCGGCCCTGTTCGGGATGTTTACCTGCCAAGAGACTATCAGACTGG GGAGCCAAGAGGGTTTGGATTCGTGGAGTTTGTTGATGCTTATGATGCTTCTGAGGCGCAGTACCACATGAACCGTCAGATGTTTGCTGGGCGTGAAATAACTGTTGTACTTGCTGCGGATACACGGAAAAGGCCTGAGGAAATGCGTAGACGACCTGGACCAAG AGGTTATTCTGGTCATGAAGGGCGTCGTCCTTATCGCCATG GACGGTCTCGTTCTCGTTCATACTCGCGTTCCCGCTCACCACGCCCCCGTGGCCGTGGTAGATCACA GTCATACTCCCCTGCCCCGAAAAGGCATGATGACTACTCTGCTTCCCCACCCCGGGCAAAGGAAGAGCACCCGAGGTCATCAAAACAGCCTAAAGAAAATGACAGGGATAAGAAGAGGAGATCCTATACTCCCGATGATAGAAATGATCGCCGTGGTGCAGACAACGGTCATGATGA GAGGAAGAGGTCCCCAGcaggcgaggaggacgaggagcctCCGCGTGGTCGCCGCAGGTCGCCCCGGCCAGCATCCATGTCGCCTCCAGGGTCGCGGTCAAGGTCGGCGTCGCCTGCTATCAGCGGCTGA